The sequence below is a genomic window from Candidatus Neomarinimicrobiota bacterium.
GGAAAATCTCATGATGGGGCTACTTTTGTGGTCTGGCTGACAGAACCACAGGATCGTGAGAATCAGCATATCATCGAGTACAACCATTTTGGCTATCGACCACCCCTGGGTTTTAACGGTGGCGAGACTATTAGGATCGGGACCAGCACGCACTCAATGTCGAATTCTCAAACTATTGTCAGACATAACTTATTTCAACAATGCAATGGTGAGATCGAGATTATTTCCAACAAGTCCTGCGAAAATATTTTTTTCAGTAACACCTTTCGAGACAATGAAGGTTGTCTCACCCTCAGACACGGAAACCGCTGTCGCATCGAGGGAAATTTCTTTTTTGGCGCTGGCAATACTGAAGCTGGTGGTGTTCGTATCATTGGAACAGACCACGAAATTGTAAATAATTATTTTGAAGGGTTACCTGGAACCGGTTATCGATCAGCAATCACATTTGTTATGGGTGTCGTGGACTCACCCTTAAATCGTTACTTCCAGGTTGAAAATACAACAGTAGTCCACAATACACTGGTGAATTGCTCCCAATCATTTTTAATCGGCTATGGTTCCTCAGATGATCAGACCCTGCCACCCATTAACTGCACCATTGCTAATAATGCTGTAGATGCCGGGAATTATGATGTCTTTCACTTTGGTGCTTCAGAAGGAAACCCTCAGGGGTTTTCATATTCACAAAATATGGTTATGGGACATGCTTTAGGTGTGACGGATACCAGTGCTGGAATTATTTGGCTTGATCCTGAGTTGAGCCTTTCAGAAGATGATCTATATCGACCCGCCAATATCAGTCCTTTGCTGGGTGCCGCCTCTGAGTTGAACATCGTCATGACCACCGATATGGATGGTCAGCTTCGAACTGCATCTACCGATATTGGGGCAGATCAAGTATCGTTTGATCCTATTGTTTATAGACCCCTGTCGGAAACGGATGTTGGTCCGAGCTGGATTTCAGTTCCAAGTGGTAACCAATTCGTTGAAGCTGGTATGAACACATTGCTAGATGCAGTTGAAACGGCAATACCAGGTGATACTTTATTTCTTGTTGGGGTGGACTACCAGCTTTCTGAACCCATTGTGATAGACAAAGAGGTTTTGATACTCCCGGGATCTGACTTAGAGCTAACCCCAGTTATCAGCTTAGCCAGTGACGTATTATCCATGTCAACGCTCTTTGACATTCAAGGGAATGGTGAGCTGAAAATAACCGGAGTGACCATTGATGGTGGTGGAAATAGTGGAAATATAGCTCAACGTGCATTCCATGCAAATTACAACGATGCAAACCTGCTCTACGCACTCGATATTCAAAATACAATATTTCAGAATTTTGGGACCACAGGTGACTATGCTTCAGTTCTGGAAGGTTCAGTAGGTAGTTTTGCTGATTCCATCAGTTTTAAAAACTGCATATTCAAGCATACCAAGGGGACTTTGTTTATCCTGGATAATAATGATGATGATACTGGCTTGTATAGTGTCCAATATCTTCTTTTTGAGGATTGTACATTTTGGGATATCCCCCATGGCGTTCTCAGTATTTATGGCGGCGATAGCAATCCGTACTCTGTTGGCCCAGTTGTCCTGATCGATCAATGTACGTTCCATGAATGTGGCCTTGATGGTTTACCCGTAATCAATGCACGGGACGTAGATGTTACCACCATCGCAAATAGTATTTTTAGCACTTGTAGTCCCGATGCCGCAATCGTTGAACTATATAACTGGTCCCAAATATATAACTGCGATATTTATGAGAGTGGGACGGTTTCCCTTCACTCTACTGCAAGCATTGGAGAGGGGATGCTCGAAAGTGACCCGCAGTATATGGATGCTACTCAGGGCTTATTCAATTTGATCGAAGGCTCTCTGCTCTATGAAAATAACGGGACAAATGGGATTCCCTACGGGGATAGTCAATGGCATGACCCACTTCTCATCGTAGGGGTTGTCGAAAATCAACCTCACATCTTGCAACCTAGCTATAATTATCCAAATCCCTTTAATGCATTCACAACATTTTATGTGGAATTCACTTCACCTGGTCCTTTGAAATTAGAGATATTTGATCTGGCAGGCAGGCAAGTCGTTGCCAAGGACCTAGGGGTTTATTCTGCGGGAGGGCATGATATAAATATGAATTTGGAGTATTTGGCTTCGGGTGTATACGTTTGGAAAATAATGCAGGGTAATATTTATCACTTGGCAAAAATGACAGTAATTAAATGAGAATTGTTATGAATAGACCCTTGGTAGCGTTAGCTCAGATTTTGTTTCTGGGATTATTACTGACCACATGCTCAACAACTCAGAGTTTAAAAGTGGAGCTGAGTCACACTGGGATGTTTGAGCTAAGTATCCTGGAAACGAACAAACAGGAGATCTTAAAAGGCAGTCATATGCTGATGCCTGCCTATGACCAGTTGAAATTGGATGCTTTGGTCGCCCTGGATCTTGTTGCTCCAAGCGTGATGGATAAGGTATCCATTCCACCCAGCGGCGATAAGCACGACTACACGAGTATGGGGCCATATTGGTGGCCAAATCCTGATACACCTGATGGTTTACCCTATGTCCGTAAAGATGGTCAGGTCAATCCGGAGCGAAATAAATACGACAAAGTGTCAGGTTCGGAAATGTCATATGCTGTCAAGGCGTTGGCTCTTATGTATTATTTCAGCGAAGATGAGATTTATGCAAAACAAGCAGCCCATCTACTCCGTACCTGGTTTATTTCCCTGGACACACGTATGAATCCCAATCTAAATTATGGTCAATTTGTTCCTGGTCGTTCAGTTGGCCGTTCAGTTGGTATTATTGAATCTAGAGATTTTGTATTTTTGACAAGTTTTGAGCCATTGTTGCAGTCATCTGAACATTGGACAAAAGCTGACCACCACTCCTTTGTGACCTGGATGGATGAATTTCGGGTCTGGTTAGTTAAAAGCGACTTAGGCCAGCAGGAGTTTAAGCGTGCCAATAACCACGGTTCCTGGTACGATTATCAAGTGCTGGCATTAAGTCATTTTTGCGATAGAACAGAAGAAACAACTATTTTGGCTGAAAGTGTTCTTGAAAGACGGCTGGAACATCAAATTGAGCCAACGGGTGAACAACTTGAAGAGTTAGCCCGTACAAAATCTTTCAACTACTCTGTGTTCAACATAGAGGCATTAACGCATGTAGCCATTTATACTCAGGATTATGGCATTGATCTATATCAGACAAAAGAAGAAAACCCATTATTAGTGCAGGCCATTGATTTTCTTTTGCCCTATATTGTTGGAGATAAACCCTGGCCATATAAACAGATATCAAGCATAGCACATTCACAAGAAAAGATGATATTTATCCTTGCTCGTGCGTATGCGCATTACAAAGTCCCTGAATACATGAGTGCAATAGAAATTTTAAAAAATAGATTTCCTCAGTCACGTTATAACCTTACCACAAGGCAAGGAAACATCACGACGATAAATCAGGATTTGCTGGGAGAAAAATAGGTATGCATACATATTCAAAAGTGGGTAGCACAGAAACCCTTAGCAGCAAAATTCAAAATCAGATTGAGCAATCAATCCTACAGAAGAAATATTTACCTGGTGATAAGCTACCGACTGAAAAAGAATTGTGCATCATGTTTGGTGTCAGTCGGACCGCACTTCGAGAAGCACTCCAAATGTTGAGTATTCAGGGACTTATTAGTATTCGAAAGGGGAGTGGGATCTACGTTACGGAGTACAATTCCGATCACGCTGTTAGACCCATGAGCCGTTACCTGGCAATGAATCTGAATGCTGAGTTGATCATACAGGTCATTGAAGTTCGAAAAGCATTTGAACCTCAGATTGCCTGGATAGCAGCCAGGAATCGGGATGAGGCAGATGTGAACGGTTTAGAAATAAATCTGGAAGAGCTGCAAAAAAGTGATCAATCCAATTCCGAGCGACAAGGTGAGATTGATCAAAGTTTTCATATGCAAATTTGTGAAGCCACCAAGAATCCGATTATTCCCCTGCAAATGGAGCCAATATTTCGGTTGATGCCAAGGATTCGAACTATTGTTTATAGTACTGTGGACACAGCCTTAAGTGAAGCAGTAACATTTCATGAAAAAATATTTGTGGCCATTCGTGATCAGAATTCAGAGGCTGCCCGTGATGCTATGATGGGGCACTTGGCTGTTGCAGAAGAACATTCCTACAAGATATTGAATCAATAAAGAGCGGATGATTAAAACCAACCGCGATCTTACAGGCCAAATTAATTAGTATGACATATTATAAAAAGATACAAAACTGAAAGGGTTGGACATGAAAATCGATTTAACAGGTAAAACAGCCTTGATTACAGGTAGCATCCAGGGAATTGGATTCGAAACAGCGAAAACACTGGCTTTAGCAGGTGCAAAGGTAGTGCTCAATAATCATATGGATGCTGATGGTCTCCAAACAAAAGTGGATGAGATCATTGCAGCTGGTGGTGAGGCAAAAGGGGTCATCGCAGATTGTTCAAATAAAGCGGATGTCCAAAAATTAATTGATGAAACCGTGGCTTTTGGCGGATCATTAGACATTCTGGTGAACAACGCTGGTGGACTTATTAAACGTGTTCCCATAGCAGATTTTGATGAGGGTCATTTTGATACTATCATGAACGTAAATGTCAAAACTGCATTTATGGTTACGTCCTTCGCTATTCCTCATCTTATTAAAAGTACAGCAGGTCGCATTATTAACTTCTCCAGCCAGGCTGCCCACGATGGTGGTGGGCCTGGTGCCGCAGCCTATGCCGCTTCAAAGGGTGCTATTTGGACCATGACCAAAGGTGTAATCAAGGAAGTGTCTTCGCATGGTGTGACTGTAAATGCTATATCTCCTGGATTCATTGCTGGTACGGCATTTCATAACACCTTTACTGCTCCCGAAGTTCATGAAAAGGTCACTGGGATGGTTCCTCTAGGTCGTTTAGGCGAGCCTGTTGATGTGGCAAATGTCGTATTGTTTCTTGCTTCTGGTCTAGGTGCTTATGTCAATGGGCAGAGTATCCAGGTAAATGGTGGTTTATACATGCCCTAATGTGATTTGAGGACCCAATGAAAAAAATAATTTTAATAGCTATTCCCGTCATGTTGCTGGTGCTGAACTGTACTCAAGAACCAGTTGTATCATCCAACCATCCGAATCTGAGTATTTCTTCAAGCGAAGCGCAGGATGTCGTGCTTGCCATAAAGTCCAACACACTGATGGACAAGTCATACACCGATCTGAAAATGAAAACAGATCAAGCCATTGCATCTCCAATAGATGTTCCAGAACCGGGAGAATCAGGTGGTTATGCTCACGAAAAGCATAAGCAGAACTATAGGGATATGAAAAATGCCGGCTATATGTACACGTTCACCGGTGATGAGACTTATGCCAGATTCATCAAAGACATGCTGGATACTTACGCTGACTTTTATCCCACATTGGGTCCTCATCCCTTATCTCACAAACAGAAACCAGGCAGATTATTTCACCAGATGCTAAACGAGACAGTCTGGTTACTGAATACTGCCCAGGCCTACGATTGCATCTACGATTGGCTGTCTGCAGAGGATCATGCCAATTATGAAAAGAATATCTTCATTCCCATGGTTAATTGGTTTTCCATTGATCATGCCGAAGAGTTCAACCGGATTCACAACCATGGGATGTGGACTGCTGCTTCTGTTGGGATGATGGGACTGGTCATGGGAAATGATGATTTTGTAGAGCGTGCCCTTTATGGAACAGAAAAAGATGGCAATGGGGGCTTTCTGGCTCAAATCGAGCATCTGTTTGCTCCCGATGGTTATTACATGGAGGGCGCCTACTATGTGCGTTATGCCATGCGACCCCTGCTCTTTTTTGCTGAAGCCTTGGAACGGGTTAAACCGGAAGTAAAGATCTATGAGTTCAAGGAACAGATTATTAAGAAAGCTTTTTATTCAGCCGTTCAGATGACCTATCCAAATGGTGTCTTTCTGCCCATTAATGATGCCAGCTTATCCATGGATATCTTAGCACCGGGGATACTGTTTGGTACATCAGTTATTTTGGACCGCTATGGTATTGATAAAAATCTACTAGGATTGGCCAAAATTCAGGGGTCTGTATATCCCAATGGCTCTGGTTTAAAACTAGCCCAGGCCTACGAGAAGGAGTCTGTCGTAGTCGAGCCAACGTGGTCCAGTATCGAGTTTGTTGATGGTGATGATGGTACTCAGGGTGGTTTTGGAATCTTACGCTACGGCAAAGGTGCTGACCAAACCCTGCTGGCCATGAAATATGGTGTTCATGGTCTTGGACATGGACATTTTGATAAACTTCATTTTATGTACTATGATCAAGGTTCTGATGTGATTCCTGACTATGGCTATAGCAGATGGATCAATATTGAAACAAAGTTCGGTGGTCGTTACCTTCCAGAGAATAATTCCTATGCTAAGCAGACTATTACCCATAACACACTGGTTATCGATGGGAAAACCCAGAATAATTTTAATCGAAAAGCTGCGGATAAAGTACATGGGAATCGTCATTTCTTTGATGCCACAAATGGGGATGTACAGGTGATGAGCGCCACGGCCAATGATCATTATGATGGAGTGAAGATGCAACGAACCATGTTTCTATTGAAAGATGCGCGTCTGGACTATCCTGTGGTTGTTGATATTTATCGCGTTCGAAGTGCCCAGCGACACCAGTATGATATGCCGGTTCATTTCCATGGTCAAATCATCAATTCAAATTTTGAATATACGGTTAACACCGCTAAGCGTGAGCCAATTGGAAAATCGGATGGTTATCAGCACATCTGGCAGATCGCCCAATCGGTGGTGAATACAGATGCCAGCCTCACCTGGTTGGATGGACATCGTTATTATTCTTACTTGACTGATATTGATTCTGATACTGAAATGATATTTGGTATGATTGGAGCCAATGATCCCAATTTCAATCTACGCAATGAACCCCTGTTGATTCGTAGGTCTGAAGGGAAAAGTGAAGTATTTGCCAGCGTGATCGAACCACATGGATATTTCAGCGAAGCACAGGAAGTGTCTTCCAGTGTTTATCCTGAATTAACTGAAATTCAGGTCATAGGTCATTCTGATGTTGCTACGGTGGTAAAAGTGATGGGCGAAAATGATATCGTCTGGACCCTGATGATCACCAATAGTGAAGCTGATCTAGAAGCTGAACACTCCGTTGAATTCCATGGAGCCACGTACTCCTGGAAAGGGAATTACAAAGTTACTCTGAATTAATGCATAAGACTTGGAGCTGAAAATGAATGCGAAACAAGAAAAAAAGATTAAAGGTCTCAGGTGGTGGATTGTGACACTGGTTGCAGTGGCCACCATGATCAATTATATCGATCGTTTCGCTATGGCCATCATGTGGCCGGAAATGAGTGAGGAATTGGGCATTGGTAACGCAGGGTACGCCAAGATAATGAGTATGTTTCTGGTGGCCTATGGTGTGAGCCAGATGCTTTCGGGTAAGCTGTATGATATTGTTGGTACCAGACTTGGATTTGTGATTTCCATTGTGGTTTGGAGTTTGTCAGCAGCCCTTCATGGCTTGGCACGTTCGGTTGTTTCTTTTAGTCTTGTCCGCTTCCTGTTAGGGGTTGGTGAGGCGGGTAACTGGCCAGGAGCCACCAAGTCCAATGCTGAATGGTTCCCCGCTAAGGAAAGAGCCTTTGCTCAGGGTATTTTCAGTACGGGAACATCGGCTGGATCCATTGTAGCTCCGCCTCTGATTGCTATTCTGTATTTGTCAATAGGGTGGAAAATCACTTTCATGTTACTCGGTTTGCTTGGAATGTTATGGATCATCCCCTGGTGGTATTTGAATCGGGCTTTACCAAAAGACCATCCGTGGATCACTGACGAAGAAAAACAGCATATCCTGGGTGACCAAGCCTTAAGTGATACACCTGCCTCCACGGAGAGAGTTCCTGGCTGGGGTGAGTTGCTCACCTATAAACAGAGTTATTCCGTAATTATTTCAAGAATATTTCTGGATCCGGTCTGGTGGCTGTTTGTAGTATGGCTACCCATATATTTGCACAACAAATTTGGTTTCAATGTCAAAGAAATCGGCATGTATGCCTGGATGCCCTATGTGGGGGCAGCGCTGGGATCTCTATTTGGCGGTTATCTGAGTGGCTATTTCATGGAAAAAGGCTGGACCGTAAATAAAGCCCGGAAATGGGCCATCACCCTGGGAGCCATCATCATGTTCCCCAGTTTGATTATGACTGCTTTTGCCAGCACCTCAGCTGCCGCTATTGCATTGATCACCATCATCTTATTCGGTTTCCAAATATCAATGAATAATATTCAGACCCTACCCAGCGATTTCTTTGGGGGAGGTACCGTTGGTTCCCTGGCAGGTATGGGGGGGTTGAGTGCTGTTCTGGGAGTCATTGTTGTTACGAACCTGGTACCAGTCATTGTTGACACATCAGGATACACATTGGTATTTCTTATGGGTGCAGGTCTTGTACCAGCAGCCTTGCTTTTCGTCTTCTTGTTCAGCGGGGAGATCAAAAAAGTACAGCTGAAGGAACCCAAATAATGAAAACAGGTCATATCTACGCCAAGGATGTTGAAGTTGAGAACATCCAAGAGGGTTTGGATCGTCAGATTCTTGGATATTTATCCGATTTGATGCTGGTAAGGGTTACTTTCAAACAGGGTGCCATTGGGTATACCCATGAGCACCTCCATCAACAGGTTACTTATGTGGAATCTGGTGTTTTTGAAGTTGAAATTGATGGACTGAAAAAAATCATGCGTGCTGGTGATGCTTTTGTACTTGTCAGTGATATTAATCACGGTGCCGTTTGCCTTGAAGATGGGGTACTTATTGATACTTTTTCACCGATGCGCGAGGATTTTATTGAAGCTGAATAGAGGTTAAGATGATGCAGAAAAATGAGGTCTTGGATAAATTAATAGCCATTGGAATTGTTCCAGTGGTTCGGATCACTAAGGGGTCGCAGGTCATGGAAGCTGCTGAGGCTCTGATGGCGGGTGGTATTAGTATTATGGAAGTGACCATGTCATCAACCCGGCCCTTTGAGATCATTCAGAATCTGAAGAAGACGTATGGGGATCAAATACTGGTTGGCCTGGGATCCGTACTTAATCCAAGGGTGGCTCAAAAAGGCATTGATGCAGGCGCAGAGTTTATTGTCTCGCCTATATTTGATGAAGGTGTGCTTGAAATCGCTCATAGTCATGATAAGCCAGCTATTCTGGGCGCTTTGACACCCACAGAAATCCAACGCTCCTTTGCTGCTGGTACAGATATCGTTAAAGTGTTTCCTGCTACAACTTTTGGTCCGGGTTATTTCAAAGATATTCTGGCACCCATGCCACATCTTAAAATGACGCCTACAGGTGGTGTGAACTTAACAAACGTTGCAGATTTTATTAGAAATGGTGCTGTCTGCGTGGGCGTTGGCACAGCTTTGCTCCAGTACGATTTAATTAATAATGCCCGCTGGGATGATTTGGCCGATTTGGCCAGACAATACTATCGTGAAGTAGAAAAAGGACGAGCATAGGAGCTAGTTATGAGTCACAAAATTGTCACCTTTGGGGAGATCATGCTCCGGCTTTCTCCCTACGATCATCAACGATTTATTCAAACCGACCGGTTCCAGACAACCTTTGGCGGTGGCGAAGCAAATGTTGCTGTTTCACTTTCTAATTTTGGAAATGATGTGCAATTTGTGACCAAATTACCAGAAAATCCCATTGCTGATGCTGCACTGGGTGATTTACATAAGTATGGCGTTAAAACCAATTTTATAAGTCGCGGTGGAGATCGTATGGGGATTTACTTCCTGGAACATGGTGCTTCTATCAGACCTTCCAAAGTGACTTATGATCGTAAACACTCAGCCATATCAGAGGCTGATGGTAGCGATTTTGACTGGGATCAGATATTTGCCCATCAAGAATGGTTTCATACAACGGGAATTACTCCTGCACTCTCACCACAAGCTGCTAAACTTACCCTGGAAGCTGCAAAGACTGCTAAAAAGCTCGGTCTTCGTGTGAGTTGTGATTTGAATTATCGCAATAAGTTATGGACCCGTAATGAGGCTCGTGAGGTGATGACTGAATTGGTTCAGTACACTGATCTTATTATTGCCAATGAAGAGGATTGTGCTGATGTGTTTGGTATTCGAGCCAATTCAACGGATGTTCATTCCGGAGAATTAGATGTTGAGCACTACCGGCAGGTTGCTACTGAAGTGATGTCAATCAGCAAAGCTTCCATGGTCGCAATAACGCTTCGAGAAAGTCTTTCAGCCAGTGATAACAATTGGTCCGCCATGTTGTACGATGGAAGTGAATTTTTTCTTTCTAAGCGGTATTCCTTACATATTGTTGATCGTGTGGGTGGGGGAGACGCTTTCGGGGCAGGTCTAATCCATGCCTTGTTAAAAAAACAACCGCTTCAGGATGCTCTTGAGTTTGGCGTTGCTGCTTCCGCTCTTAAACAGACCATTCCCGGTGATTTTAATCTGGTTTCTGAAACTGAAGTGTTCAGCGTGGTACAGGGGAATACCTCAGGACGGGTTCAGC
It includes:
- a CDS encoding chondroitinase-B domain-containing protein; the encoded protein is MKILIYILSFLSAVQLLADNTLVYTALEIHNIMDELLPGDTLTLNNGVWNDQRISIHAEGSATEPIVLIAETPGQVILTGFSTLAISGSWIEVNGLNFRDGYSTGSGVIEFRRYGDRANYCRVTNTTIFNFNPSSNTANYKWVSMYGQHNQVDHCYFAGKSHDGATFVVWLTEPQDRENQHIIEYNHFGYRPPLGFNGGETIRIGTSTHSMSNSQTIVRHNLFQQCNGEIEIISNKSCENIFFSNTFRDNEGCLTLRHGNRCRIEGNFFFGAGNTEAGGVRIIGTDHEIVNNYFEGLPGTGYRSAITFVMGVVDSPLNRYFQVENTTVVHNTLVNCSQSFLIGYGSSDDQTLPPINCTIANNAVDAGNYDVFHFGASEGNPQGFSYSQNMVMGHALGVTDTSAGIIWLDPELSLSEDDLYRPANISPLLGAASELNIVMTTDMDGQLRTASTDIGADQVSFDPIVYRPLSETDVGPSWISVPSGNQFVEAGMNTLLDAVETAIPGDTLFLVGVDYQLSEPIVIDKEVLILPGSDLELTPVISLASDVLSMSTLFDIQGNGELKITGVTIDGGGNSGNIAQRAFHANYNDANLLYALDIQNTIFQNFGTTGDYASVLEGSVGSFADSISFKNCIFKHTKGTLFILDNNDDDTGLYSVQYLLFEDCTFWDIPHGVLSIYGGDSNPYSVGPVVLIDQCTFHECGLDGLPVINARDVDVTTIANSIFSTCSPDAAIVELYNWSQIYNCDIYESGTVSLHSTASIGEGMLESDPQYMDATQGLFNLIEGSLLYENNGTNGIPYGDSQWHDPLLIVGVVENQPHILQPSYNYPNPFNAFTTFYVEFTSPGPLKLEIFDLAGRQVVAKDLGVYSAGGHDINMNLEYLASGVYVWKIMQGNIYHLAKMTVIK
- a CDS encoding alginate lyase family protein gives rise to the protein MNRPLVALAQILFLGLLLTTCSTTQSLKVELSHTGMFELSILETNKQEILKGSHMLMPAYDQLKLDALVALDLVAPSVMDKVSIPPSGDKHDYTSMGPYWWPNPDTPDGLPYVRKDGQVNPERNKYDKVSGSEMSYAVKALALMYYFSEDEIYAKQAAHLLRTWFISLDTRMNPNLNYGQFVPGRSVGRSVGIIESRDFVFLTSFEPLLQSSEHWTKADHHSFVTWMDEFRVWLVKSDLGQQEFKRANNHGSWYDYQVLALSHFCDRTEETTILAESVLERRLEHQIEPTGEQLEELARTKSFNYSVFNIEALTHVAIYTQDYGIDLYQTKEENPLLVQAIDFLLPYIVGDKPWPYKQISSIAHSQEKMIFILARAYAHYKVPEYMSAIEILKNRFPQSRYNLTTRQGNITTINQDLLGEK
- a CDS encoding FadR/GntR family transcriptional regulator; translation: MHTYSKVGSTETLSSKIQNQIEQSILQKKYLPGDKLPTEKELCIMFGVSRTALREALQMLSIQGLISIRKGSGIYVTEYNSDHAVRPMSRYLAMNLNAELIIQVIEVRKAFEPQIAWIAARNRDEADVNGLEINLEELQKSDQSNSERQGEIDQSFHMQICEATKNPIIPLQMEPIFRLMPRIRTIVYSTVDTALSEAVTFHEKIFVAIRDQNSEAARDAMMGHLAVAEEHSYKILNQ
- a CDS encoding SDR family oxidoreductase; the protein is MKIDLTGKTALITGSIQGIGFETAKTLALAGAKVVLNNHMDADGLQTKVDEIIAAGGEAKGVIADCSNKADVQKLIDETVAFGGSLDILVNNAGGLIKRVPIADFDEGHFDTIMNVNVKTAFMVTSFAIPHLIKSTAGRIINFSSQAAHDGGGPGAAAYAASKGAIWTMTKGVIKEVSSHGVTVNAISPGFIAGTAFHNTFTAPEVHEKVTGMVPLGRLGEPVDVANVVLFLASGLGAYVNGQSIQVNGGLYMP
- a CDS encoding alginate lyase family protein, producing MKKIILIAIPVMLLVLNCTQEPVVSSNHPNLSISSSEAQDVVLAIKSNTLMDKSYTDLKMKTDQAIASPIDVPEPGESGGYAHEKHKQNYRDMKNAGYMYTFTGDETYARFIKDMLDTYADFYPTLGPHPLSHKQKPGRLFHQMLNETVWLLNTAQAYDCIYDWLSAEDHANYEKNIFIPMVNWFSIDHAEEFNRIHNHGMWTAASVGMMGLVMGNDDFVERALYGTEKDGNGGFLAQIEHLFAPDGYYMEGAYYVRYAMRPLLFFAEALERVKPEVKIYEFKEQIIKKAFYSAVQMTYPNGVFLPINDASLSMDILAPGILFGTSVILDRYGIDKNLLGLAKIQGSVYPNGSGLKLAQAYEKESVVVEPTWSSIEFVDGDDGTQGGFGILRYGKGADQTLLAMKYGVHGLGHGHFDKLHFMYYDQGSDVIPDYGYSRWINIETKFGGRYLPENNSYAKQTITHNTLVIDGKTQNNFNRKAADKVHGNRHFFDATNGDVQVMSATANDHYDGVKMQRTMFLLKDARLDYPVVVDIYRVRSAQRHQYDMPVHFHGQIINSNFEYTVNTAKREPIGKSDGYQHIWQIAQSVVNTDASLTWLDGHRYYSYLTDIDSDTEMIFGMIGANDPNFNLRNEPLLIRRSEGKSEVFASVIEPHGYFSEAQEVSSSVYPELTEIQVIGHSDVATVVKVMGENDIVWTLMITNSEADLEAEHSVEFHGATYSWKGNYKVTLN
- a CDS encoding MFS transporter; translation: MNAKQEKKIKGLRWWIVTLVAVATMINYIDRFAMAIMWPEMSEELGIGNAGYAKIMSMFLVAYGVSQMLSGKLYDIVGTRLGFVISIVVWSLSAALHGLARSVVSFSLVRFLLGVGEAGNWPGATKSNAEWFPAKERAFAQGIFSTGTSAGSIVAPPLIAILYLSIGWKITFMLLGLLGMLWIIPWWYLNRALPKDHPWITDEEKQHILGDQALSDTPASTERVPGWGELLTYKQSYSVIISRIFLDPVWWLFVVWLPIYLHNKFGFNVKEIGMYAWMPYVGAALGSLFGGYLSGYFMEKGWTVNKARKWAITLGAIIMFPSLIMTAFASTSAAAIALITIILFGFQISMNNIQTLPSDFFGGGTVGSLAGMGGLSAVLGVIVVTNLVPVIVDTSGYTLVFLMGAGLVPAALLFVFLFSGEIKKVQLKEPK
- a CDS encoding cupin domain-containing protein, which encodes MKTGHIYAKDVEVENIQEGLDRQILGYLSDLMLVRVTFKQGAIGYTHEHLHQQVTYVESGVFEVEIDGLKKIMRAGDAFVLVSDINHGAVCLEDGVLIDTFSPMREDFIEAE
- a CDS encoding bifunctional 4-hydroxy-2-oxoglutarate aldolase/2-dehydro-3-deoxy-phosphogluconate aldolase; amino-acid sequence: MMQKNEVLDKLIAIGIVPVVRITKGSQVMEAAEALMAGGISIMEVTMSSTRPFEIIQNLKKTYGDQILVGLGSVLNPRVAQKGIDAGAEFIVSPIFDEGVLEIAHSHDKPAILGALTPTEIQRSFAAGTDIVKVFPATTFGPGYFKDILAPMPHLKMTPTGGVNLTNVADFIRNGAVCVGVGTALLQYDLINNARWDDLADLARQYYREVEKGRA
- a CDS encoding sugar kinase, encoding MSHKIVTFGEIMLRLSPYDHQRFIQTDRFQTTFGGGEANVAVSLSNFGNDVQFVTKLPENPIADAALGDLHKYGVKTNFISRGGDRMGIYFLEHGASIRPSKVTYDRKHSAISEADGSDFDWDQIFAHQEWFHTTGITPALSPQAAKLTLEAAKTAKKLGLRVSCDLNYRNKLWTRNEAREVMTELVQYTDLIIANEEDCADVFGIRANSTDVHSGELDVEHYRQVATEVMSISKASMVAITLRESLSASDNNWSAMLYDGSEFFLSKRYSLHIVDRVGGGDAFGAGLIHALLKKQPLQDALEFGVAASALKQTIPGDFNLVSETEVFSVVQGNTSGRVQR